GGACCTTTTAAAGGGAGTGTCAGGAATCCCGTGAGGGATGAATTCTATTTTTGAGTCGTCGATGCCGTACACTTCCTTCAACATCGAACGGGCCTTGTGGGCCATGACCACCAATGATTCGGAATATCTTGCCAGTTCCTGAATGATGACACGCTGTTTGCCGAAAGGGTCCTGGAGGATTGTATGCAAGGTGGTAATGACCGGCATTCTCAGATTCTTGATCAGACGGATGATGTAGGCGCCGTCACTTCCCCCAAAAATGCCGAATTCGTGCTGGAGGATGGCGACATCGAATTTGTGCACATTCAGAAAATCAGCGGCACGGATATAATCAGGCTGGACATTTGCTCTAATCTGGAACTTGACCCGGTCCGGGTAGTGATACCCTTCATCCATATCATCCATGGCCACGGCGATGAGATTTTCATCGCTCTTTTCCATCTGACCTGCAAGGGCATCACACAGATCGCCAGTAAAGGTTGCAATACCGCACTGCCTGGGGAGGTAATTTCCTATGACTGCTATTTTTTTCAATGATTCTGTCCCCAAAATATAGGGTTTGAGTGTTAAAGAGCTTTAGGGGTCAAGGGTCCAAGTGGAATTGGGAATATTGTTTGCAGAAATTATTTGGCAAAAGCTTCGCTGCTTTTAAATCCAAAAACATATAAACTTTAGATTTTTTTTGCAAGACAGACGCAGGACATTTTGGAGTTACTTCTCCCAACAGGCTTTCTGCCAAAATTCTTGACTTTGATTCTCCGCTAACTAAACAAAAAATTTCTTTGGATTTCATAATTTGTTTTATTGACATCGTAATAGCTTTTTGAGGCACATTATCAACGGAAGGGAAATATCCTTTTTTAAATTGATTTTTTTTATTAAGATCATCCAATTCAACGACAATATATGGATCTTTTGTTAAAAGATCAGCCGGCGGATCATTAAAAGCAATGTGGCCATTTACCCCAATCCCTATAAATGTCAGGTCAACAACATATTGAGAAATTAATTTATTTAATCGGTGACATTCTGTTTCAGCATTTACCGAATCGCCATTAATAAAATGAATTTCTCCGGGATGAACAATATCCACCAACCGTTCTTTTAAATATTTGCGAAAACTGGCAGGATGTTCTTTGCCAAGACCGATATATTCATCCAAATGAAAAATTGTAATTTTCCTCCAATCAATTCCCGGAAATGCGGTCAGTTCTTTTAAAAAGGCAATTTGAGTTCTTCCCGCTGCCGCCACCAGGCAAGCCCTGTTTTTTTTATCAATACATTGCTGAATTCTCTCCGTTGCCAACTTGGCGGCGGCGATAGCTAACTGATTCTCTGTCTCAAATAAATAAACGTTCATAATTATCAGGGGAATAATTTTATTTGTGTAGATTGTTGTGATTGTTGTTGTGCCGTCTCAGGTCATCAAAATACAGGGTGCTCTTTTTTTCCACACAAGCGGCTGCGTATAAATACATTGCTGCTGACCAGGTCTGCCAATCTTGCCCACGGGGTTCCCCTGTTTGGGCCTTAATCCATTCGTTAAAACCAAACGAAACATCATGGTCACGGGTTAATTTTACCAATGCGGTTAAACTAAGTAACTTTTCTTCAGCTAAACGATATTTTTGCACTGCCACTATAGAAGCCACGTAAAAAGCAGATATAAAGGGCCAGACGCCTCCGTTATGATATTCGCCCGGAAGGTTAAATTGTTCATATCTTTTGTGCCAGTCAGGGTTAGTCGGCTGTATATATGGAATCAAGCAAGGCGGCAGTTTTATAGCCAACTCTTCTCTTTTAATCAACGCCTCACTTTCAGCTTCAACCCAAAGCACCATCTCGAGCGCCCGGCTATGAGAAGCCACACCGGATAATATAGCCAAACTATTGCCCAATAAATCAAAACGGTCATCACTATGGATTTTATATGAAGACATCGCGTAATATGGTTTGTGTTTGACTACTAAACCTTCATGCACGTGCCGGTTTCTGCGCCCCCCTCGAACATTCAGCCTGTTCATCATTTTTTTTAACATATCAGCCCGGTCATTGAAGCCATAAAGCTTGAGATAGGTGTAAGTTAATGTATTAACATAAAGGCCAAATCCCATAACCCAGTGTTCATCTCGCCAGTCACTGGTCGGTAACTGAGCAACCATCTCTGAACAATCCGGACTTTGATATTCCATCCAAGTAAGTGCTTTTTGCGCCGCTTTTTCTAAAAACAATTTTTCTCCAGTCACTTTCCGATAAAGCGCTAATCCAATTAAAAATAACGGCGTGGTATCACTTGCGCCTAAATCATGGGGATCATGGGCTAAGGAAGGTATATGTCCTAAGTTGGTTTGATTTTTAGCTAAAGCTTCCAATGTCCGACGCAATGAATCAATTAATTCTTCGTTTCCTGAAGCAAGCATTCCAAAGGCCGCAATCATTAAATCTCTGGTATAGGGCTCTGGATATCCCCAGCCAGCAGTTCTGGGCAGTTCTTGATAGGGTCCGTCAACGTTATGCAACAGTATCTCTATAGCAGCTTCCTTAGCTTCCTGAATTTCAGCTTTGTTTTTTTCATTAAGAACTGAATTTTTTTTGAACATTATGATATCCCTAAACGATTGGAAACAATTTCTACAAATTTTTTGGCTACTATTTTATAGTCGAAAAGCTTTGCTGCTCTTTTGCGTCCAGCTTCACCCATTTTTTTGCGTAAATCGGCGTCTTCCATCAACTTTAAAAGATAATCTGCTATATCATGAATA
This genomic interval from Nitrospirae bacterium CG2_30_53_67 contains the following:
- a CDS encoding amylo-alpha-1,6-glucosidase yields the protein MFKKNSVLNEKNKAEIQEAKEAAIEILLHNVDGPYQELPRTAGWGYPEPYTRDLMIAAFGMLASGNEELIDSLRRTLEALAKNQTNLGHIPSLAHDPHDLGASDTTPLFLIGLALYRKVTGEKLFLEKAAQKALTWMEYQSPDCSEMVAQLPTSDWRDEHWVMGFGLYVNTLTYTYLKLYGFNDRADMLKKMMNRLNVRGGRRNRHVHEGLVVKHKPYYAMSSYKIHSDDRFDLLGNSLAILSGVASHSRALEMVLWVEAESEALIKREELAIKLPPCLIPYIQPTNPDWHKRYEQFNLPGEYHNGGVWPFISAFYVASIVAVQKYRLAEEKLLSLTALVKLTRDHDVSFGFNEWIKAQTGEPRGQDWQTWSAAMYLYAAACVEKKSTLYFDDLRRHNNNHNNLHK